In one window of Dokdonia sp. PRO95 DNA:
- the pheT gene encoding phenylalanine--tRNA ligase subunit beta, with the protein MKISYNWLKQFIDIDWSAEKTGNLLTDLGLEIEGIDTYQSVKGGLEGIVIGHVLTCMQHENADKLKVTTVDIGADKPVQIVCGAPNVAAGQKVPVATIGTTLYTEEGEAWKIKKGKIRGEESHGMICAEDELGLGKSHDGIMILDEDLIPGTPAADVFDIENDQVFEIGLTPNRADAMSHWGVARDLKAGLLQHEVNKGLITPSTSSFKIEKRLHKIDVQVLDAEKAPRYAGVVISDLKVSESPEWLKHRLKAIGLSPINNIVDATNYVLHDLGQPLHAFDLNKIAGDKIEVRTVEAGTKFTTLDGVERELHEDDLMICDAEKPMCIAGVFGGAHSGVTENTSAIFLESAYFNPVAVRKTAKRHGLNTDASFRFERGIDPHITEYALTRAALLIMEIAGGEITSEIVDIYPKKIEDQQVFLNFDNATKLIGEELPKEVIKGILMSLDIKINNVTESGIGMTIPAFRNDVTREADVIEEILRVYGYNNINFGNKLNATVSSSSKFDDHKVSDVIGNQLAAQGFYEMMANSLTTPAYTALSENLKEEHQVEMLNPLGKELSVMRQSMLFSGLEAISYNVNRRRSNIKLFEFGKTYHNYTEERKEDKHLALFVTGGRTEESWTTPSSPTNFFYLKGMVSAILEKLGISRVRSSAVKNDIFSEAVGLSLGKQQVVSYGIVKKSILKKFDLSQDVYYADFNWDAILEIAARNDVKFKDIPKYPSVRRDFALLLDTNVKFEDIKTIAKQTEKQLLKDVNLFDVYEGKNLPEGKKSYAVSFLLQDEKKTLTDKQIDKTMNKLQQRFEKELGATLR; encoded by the coding sequence ATGAAGATTTCTTACAACTGGCTAAAGCAGTTTATCGATATAGATTGGAGTGCCGAAAAAACCGGAAACCTCCTTACAGACTTAGGTCTAGAAATTGAAGGAATAGACACCTACCAAAGTGTAAAAGGTGGTCTAGAAGGAATTGTAATAGGTCATGTACTTACCTGTATGCAGCATGAAAATGCAGATAAGCTCAAGGTAACCACCGTAGATATAGGTGCAGATAAGCCTGTACAAATAGTATGTGGAGCTCCTAATGTAGCAGCAGGACAGAAAGTACCCGTAGCAACTATAGGAACTACACTTTACACTGAAGAAGGTGAAGCTTGGAAAATAAAGAAAGGTAAAATACGTGGTGAAGAATCTCACGGAATGATCTGTGCAGAAGATGAGCTAGGATTAGGAAAGAGCCACGATGGAATTATGATTCTTGATGAGGATCTTATACCTGGAACACCAGCTGCCGATGTTTTTGACATAGAAAATGATCAAGTTTTTGAAATAGGATTAACTCCTAACCGTGCAGATGCGATGAGTCACTGGGGTGTTGCCCGTGACCTTAAGGCCGGTTTATTACAACATGAGGTTAATAAAGGGCTTATCACTCCATCAACATCTTCTTTTAAAATTGAGAAGCGCTTGCACAAAATTGATGTGCAAGTACTAGATGCAGAAAAAGCGCCTCGCTATGCAGGAGTTGTAATTAGTGACTTAAAAGTGAGTGAATCTCCAGAGTGGTTAAAGCACAGACTTAAAGCTATAGGCCTCTCTCCTATTAACAATATTGTAGATGCAACTAATTATGTATTACATGATCTTGGACAACCGCTACACGCATTTGATTTAAACAAGATTGCAGGAGATAAAATTGAAGTGCGCACTGTTGAAGCAGGCACTAAGTTTACTACACTAGACGGTGTAGAACGTGAGTTACATGAAGACGACTTGATGATTTGTGACGCAGAGAAACCTATGTGTATTGCAGGAGTCTTTGGAGGAGCGCATAGCGGAGTTACAGAAAACACCTCTGCAATTTTCTTAGAAAGTGCCTATTTTAATCCCGTTGCTGTGCGTAAGACAGCAAAACGTCATGGATTAAATACAGATGCATCTTTCCGCTTTGAAAGAGGTATTGATCCGCATATTACTGAGTATGCTCTTACAAGAGCTGCGCTTCTTATTATGGAAATTGCTGGTGGAGAAATTACTAGCGAGATTGTAGACATCTACCCAAAGAAAATAGAAGATCAGCAGGTATTTTTAAACTTTGATAACGCTACTAAACTTATAGGAGAAGAGCTTCCTAAAGAAGTTATTAAAGGAATATTGATGTCTCTAGATATTAAGATTAACAACGTTACAGAAAGTGGTATTGGGATGACTATTCCTGCTTTTAGAAATGATGTTACTCGTGAAGCAGACGTAATAGAAGAAATTTTAAGAGTGTACGGCTACAACAATATCAACTTTGGCAATAAGCTCAACGCTACGGTATCTTCCAGTTCAAAATTTGACGATCACAAAGTAAGTGATGTGATAGGAAACCAGCTTGCGGCACAAGGTTTTTATGAGATGATGGCAAACAGTCTCACTACGCCAGCATACACAGCACTTTCTGAGAACCTCAAGGAAGAACATCAAGTTGAGATGCTTAATCCGCTAGGGAAAGAATTGAGCGTGATGCGCCAGTCTATGCTATTTTCTGGGCTAGAAGCGATATCCTACAACGTAAACAGACGAAGAAGTAACATAAAGCTCTTTGAGTTTGGTAAAACGTACCACAACTACACTGAAGAGCGCAAAGAAGATAAGCACCTTGCCCTTTTTGTCACTGGAGGTCGTACAGAGGAGTCATGGACTACCCCTAGCTCTCCTACTAACTTCTTTTACTTAAAAGGAATGGTAAGTGCTATTCTTGAAAAACTAGGAATTTCAAGAGTAAGATCTTCTGCGGTGAAGAACGATATTTTTTCTGAGGCTGTAGGGCTTTCACTAGGAAAGCAACAAGTAGTAAGTTACGGTATTGTAAAGAAAAGTATCCTCAAGAAATTTGACTTATCACAAGATGTGTATTATGCAGATTTTAACTGGGATGCTATTTTAGAGATTGCGGCTCGTAATGATGTCAAGTTTAAAGACATTCCAAAATACCCTTCTGTGCGTCGTGATTTTGCACTTTTATTAGATACAAACGTGAAGTTTGAAGATATTAAAACCATCGCAAAGCAAACCGAAAAACAATTACTTAAAGACGTCAACCTTTTTGATGTTTACGAAGGTAAAAATCTCCCTGAAGGAAAGAAAAGTTATGCAGTAAGCTTCTTGCTACAAGATGAAAAAAAGACACTTACAGATAAGCAAATAGACAAAACGATGAATAAACTGCAACAGCGTTTTGAAAAAGAGCTAGGAGCTACACTTCGATAG
- a CDS encoding DUF2007 domain-containing protein, with translation MSILPDSRYEKIHTGSIIEIKRLQTILEEKDIPSIVRDDNESAKLAGYALGSPDQSRLLVDKEYLVKAKHIVETALEDFSNNALSDEELSNLSQQEAPKATINRITRPTPEKKKPELSSGRILLYVFFLGLSIWRLLPLLQGEELPTFRIIISGGLLVFCSYMLITHFMNKSKA, from the coding sequence ATGAGCATACTTCCAGACTCTCGTTATGAAAAAATCCACACTGGATCCATCATAGAAATAAAGAGATTACAAACCATACTTGAGGAAAAAGATATCCCGAGTATTGTAAGAGATGACAACGAGAGTGCTAAGCTCGCTGGGTATGCCCTAGGGTCTCCTGATCAATCTAGATTGCTTGTAGACAAAGAATATCTAGTAAAGGCCAAGCACATTGTAGAAACAGCGCTTGAAGATTTTTCTAATAATGCACTATCTGATGAGGAACTAAGTAACTTATCGCAGCAAGAAGCACCTAAAGCTACTATAAACAGGATCACGAGGCCTACACCAGAAAAGAAAAAGCCAGAATTATCTTCTGGCCGTATTCTCTTATATGTATTTTTTCTAGGACTCTCGATCTGGAGACTATTACCACTACTTCAAGGTGAAGAATTACCTACATTCCGTATTATAATAAGTGGAGGTCTTCTTGTCTTTTGTAGCTATATGCTTATTACACATTTCATGAACAAGAGTAAGGCGTAG